Part of the Helicobacter bilis genome is shown below.
TTCTTTGGCTCTTTGCTTGGCATGTTTCCTTTCTTGTCTCGTTGAGGCGTTAGCCTAAACATCTCACTAGCATGAAAATAAAGATGTTTCGTTTCACTCAACATGACAAAAATCACTCATTAAAACTTATTGCCTTTGCATTGGTAAATCTTCCTGTGGCGGTGTGTTTGCTGGTGGCGGATTTTGGGCTTGTGCTGTGTTTTGCTGTGGGCTTGAGACATTTGCACTTGCTGATTTTAATCCACTGGCTGTATTTGCCGCATCATTTATCCCTTTTTCATGGTAGTCTTTCTGCTGGTTGTAACGCTCATTTTCTATTTGTCTTTGTTTTTCCTTTGCTACTCTTTCATCTTCGGCTATTTTTGTTTGCCATGCGCCTAAACCTAAGCCTATTAACGAATTTGCCGCACCTATTCCTGCTTGCGCCCAGTTTGCTGCGCCAAATCCTTGTGTTTTTTGATCTTGCTGCAAATTGCCCCCTTTAACATAGTCTTTAGCTGCCGATTCTACTTCTTGTGATAAACCACTTTGAGTTTGAGTGGGTGTGTAAAAGCTTTGTTGTGCTGGTGCTGGATTAACAATATTATTTACTTTATTGTTAAAGCTTTGCATGTAGTCATTTGTAGATTTTGGAAAAAAACCGGTATTTGTTTTCGACATATTTATCCTTTTTTTGTTTGTCTTTTTGCCCTTTTCTTGTCATTTTGAGTGCTTAGCAACGCAACATCTCTACTTGAAATAAAAGAGATGTTTCGTGCTTCGGCTCAACGAGACAAGTGAGGCGAAAATCACTCATTAAAACTTATTGTCTTGCTAATGGTAACTCCGGGCTTGTTAAACTACTTCCACTCAAGCCACCACTAAGACTGCTTTCTTCTGGTTTATCGCCTTTTGCTTGTTCTGCGAAGTTTGTGCTAGTTGCAGCAGCGGCATTTGTTGCTTCATTTTGCTTTGCCTCTGCTTTTTCTAGGTTTTTTTGCTGTTGTTCGGCTTGTTTTTGTTGCTGTTCTAGCTGTTTATTTGCTGTCTCTGCTTGTTTTGTAGCTGAATAGATGTTTGCTGCTGCACCCAATGCTGCACCTACGCCACTTGCTATTCCTGCTGCTGCTGCTGCACCCAATGCCATGTTATTCCTTTATATTTAAATTTTTCTTTTTAGTAGCTTTCATCTTGTGATAACATTTTAATGTTTTTACCCTTTTTTATGCTAGTCATTATCGATATAGATAACTCCTAGCATAAAAAAGGGTAAAAACATTAAAAGCCTACCATCAATATTGGAAAGCTGGTTTGTTTGTTTGCAAGTTAGAATCTGTTAGCTAAGATTGCAAACTAGAGACTTTAAAGCGTGAAGTATTTTGAGGCGATTTTAAGTGTTGTTGAAATTTTTGTGAAGGGAGTTACCTAATAGGTAACGACCGAGCAAAAATTGATAACTCACTTAAAAGCGTCCAAAAGACAAACGCTTACACTAAGTTAAAGGGGATTTATAGATAATCCCCTTTAACGCCTCTTTAGATTCTGCCAATTCCACCTGCTTACATAAACTCTGCTTATAGCCTAAAAGCTTTCCAAGATTGCTTACATAAGCTTCATTTTTAGCAATAATCTTAGCTGCCAAGTTTGCCACACTCATACCCCGTTTTTTAGCGATTTCGCTTAAAAGCGGGGTGGGCGTATTATTATCTGCTAAATACTCTTGTGCCTCTCTTTTTTGGGATTCATAAGTTGCGATTTCACCCTGTGTTACTCCCGCTTGCATGTAGCTTACCTCTCTTTCAAAGTAAAAGCTAATTTGTGCTTTTAAATCCTCTTTTAACTCATCTAAGCTTTTTTCTACAAAGCTTTGTGTCTTTTTATCATATCTTTGACCAATGAGTATTTCTTTCCCTTGTGGGATTTCTACTGCAAAAATTGCGTTCTCGTCCCATTCCCTTAATTGTGTGCTATCAAATATTTGCACTACTTCGTCATCTTGTATCATTGCGTATAATACGCCCTCTTTTGCTTTCATATTCTAATCCTCATAACTTTTTAAAATGGTTTCTAAGTGTTTTAACCTGCCCTCGCATGTTTTATCATTCTTTGTAGCATTAAAAGCCCTTTTATACTCTTTTAGCGCGTAAGCTTTCATTGAATCTATATCACAAACATAGCTTTCAATCTGTATTTCTTGCTCTTTTATAAGCCTATTTTGTGCTTCGACACTAAAATTTAGGGCGAGATTTTCTGCTTCTAGCTTTTTGTTTTCAATACCCAAATACATGATAATAAGCAAAAAGATAAGATTAATAACACTAAAAATAACTACAAACGAACGCATAGCTATTGCCTATTCATCGGCAGTGCGCCTGAGTTTGTATCGCTTTGTTGTGAATCCACCGCCACGCCTTGTGCTTGGGCCGGCAAGTCTTCGGGCAGGGATTCTTCTTGCACCTCTTCTTGTGGTGCATTCTGTGCGGCATAAATCTCATACACTAAATCGAAAAAGGCTTCGATGGGTTGAGATTTAATCTCTTCTTGCACTCTTGGGGGAAGTTCATTTGCAAAAAAGGCAATGAGTTCTTTTATATCAACTTCTGGGTGGCGGCTTTGAAAATCTTGCTTTATGGCTTCAATATTTGCCATTTCACTTTTACCAGCGATTGTGTCCTGTAACTCTTTCGCCTTTGCTGCTCTTGGCTCTACTAATGCACTTACAAATTTATTTTGTTCTTCAATGACTTTTTTAAAGAATGTAACTCTATCACTAAAAAACAACTCTTCAAGCACTGAATCATTATCAATTAAAGCGCTTATATGTTCTGCAAAGTCGTTTTCTACACTTGCCTCAATGTCTTGGAGTTCTTTTTGTATGGCTTCTAGCTGTCCTTGCTCTTGTGTGGTGTCGTATTCGCTTGTTGGTTCTTGTGGTGTTTCTAGTTCTTCCATTTTTTATCCTTTTTTAAATCTTTGTTTGCTTTTAACTGCAAACTAGAGACTTTAAAGCGTGAAGTATTTTTGATGAATTTTTGCGGTTTTCGAGTGAAAGGCGAAGGGAGTGTATATAAAATACATGACCGAGCCTTGAGCGAAGAATCCGCTAAAAGTCGCAAAAAGACAAACGCTAGAGCTAACTATAAATTGTGCCTGATGTAAAATATAACACCCTAACTTTTATTCTCCCCTTTCTTTGACTTGTTTCAATGGTTAGCATGGAATCTTGCTTTAACCTTGTTTCAACTTTTGATTTATACACCGCTTCAGTGGATAAATCAATGTCATTTAATAAAAAGTCGCTTGAAAAATCAAAGCCTACATCAATTGTGCCAGAATCTGCTCTTTCTATAATCTCAATACTTGCGGATAAAATCTCGCTGCCCTCTCGCATTAAAAAGATATTGTTTTTATCCTCTTTCAAGTTTTCTAGGTTTATTTCATGTGCTACTAAATAGCCTAGCGCGTGTATTCTGTCTGTTTGTGTCATGTTTATGCCTTTTATTTAATTTCTTGTATGGTAGTTTGTTTTTTTATTCATTTAAAGGGGGGGATATTTTGTTTTGTGTTTTGCATATTTTGAAGTATAATTTTGTTGCCACTTAAGTTGGTAGCTTAAGCGGTAAGATTCTCGCTTTTCTAGCAAGTGCAGGAAAGGAGGTATCTTTCAATGAATAACAAGCTTATTATAATAGCATTCTTGCTATTTATTCTTTTTGTTAGTGTGGCATATTAACAAAATTTAGTAGATATTACAATTTGTTACAATGCTAGATAGTAACAGAAAGGGGGCTTTGTTATTGTTTTTACAAAATCAAAAAGGAATCTCTAACAACTCTTTTAACTCGCTGATTTTATCATTCAACCCCATAATATAATTAATGTCAATATGTGTATTTCTTAAAATATCCCTCCTTTGCTTCTCTAAATTATGTATTTTAAATCGTATAGCTATCTTATAAAATAACTCTGTATCTATGCTTTCAATCTCTTTAAAGAGATATTCTCTTACTCTTGGGCTGCCTTTATTTTCTAAAATATCTTGAAATACATCTTTATTGAAAAAATCATTAGCGTTTAATATATCTTGCATAATAAATCTTTTCTGTTTATCTTGGGCTAGTTGGGTTAATATAAAATCTTGTTCTTTTTTCTCTTGGCTGCTGTATTCTCTTGGCTCTTGTGTTGGCAGAGAGATATAAGCCTTTAAATACTTTTTTATATACTCTCTTGTAAAAATGTCTTTTGTGTTATTTAGAATCTTTTCATAACCTTGTATTATCTCTTTTTTCTCTTTTATGCTTTTTGCTAATCCTGTTTCTACTTTTAAGCAATAATCTAGTCCATCATATTCAATAAATGGCAAGTCTTTTACATCACCCTTTGTGTAAAACTCGTTTAAATCCTTATAATCTTTATGTAGTCGTGTGATTTTAGTCTCAATATATCCATTTTCAAAGCAGAGTTTATACGCCCTTATGCTTCCGCTTCTACCTGCATCATCTGAATCTAGGGCAATACAGAGTGTTATATCATCTTTTAAAAGGCGGCTTAATAATCGCAGTTGATTTACATGTAAATTTGCACTACAAATAGCAAGGCTAGGAATACCTAATAAATTGCAAGTGAGTGCATCAAAATAGCCCTCCACAATATAAAGTTTTTTATGCTTATGCTTTTTTAGAATCTCATACGCATGTGTGTAGTTATATAAAATGCTATTTTTCTTGTATAAAAAGCTTTCTTTGCTATTTATGTATTTTCCTGCTTTATAAAAGTTAGCAAAGTCATGCACCCTGCCACTAAATCCTACTATCCTGTTTTTTTCATCTCTAATACATAATAAGATTCTATCTTTAAAAAAGTTATGTCCCTTTTCTGTTAAAAAGCCTAAGCTAAAGGCTAGTTGTGTCCCTAAAATCGCTTTTATTTCATCTATCTCTAAGCAATACCCAAATCCATACTCCTCTAATACATCTTTTTTAAAACCCCTTTTTGCTAAATACTCTACAAGCTTTTCATTCTCTAATAAAGCTTTATAACTTTTATAATACAACTTTTCTAATCTTTCTTGTATGGCTAGGCTTTTTGCGTAATCTTTGCTTTGTGTTTCCTCTACCTGAATGCCACATATTTCACCCGCTTTTTTTATTGCGTTTGTAAAATCTAGCCTTTCATATTTCATTATAAAATCAATGCCATTTCCGCCTTCACCGCACCCAAAGCAATGGAATATATTTTTTGCTTTGCTTACGCTCATACTCGCTGTGTTTTCATTATGAAAAGGACATTTTGTTATATAGTTTGCCCCGCTTTTTTTAAGTGGGATATAACTTTGTATTATTTCTACAATGTCGATGTTAGACTTTATTTCGTTTATGTTTTGTATCATTCTTTATCCTTTAAAGCTTTCATCTTGTGGCAACATTTCAATGATTTACCCTTTTTTATAGCAGTCATTACGCATATAGGTAACTCCTGCTATAAAAAAGGGTAAATCATTGAAAGCCTACCATCAATCTTAAAAAGCTGGTTTTGTCTTAACTATTCGTGTGTTTGTTTGGTTAGCCGTCTCGCCTTGCATATTGCAAAAGTAAGTTTTGATGAATTTTTGCGGTTTTCAAGTGAAAGTCAAGGGAGTGTATTATACATACATGA
Proteins encoded:
- a CDS encoding CHC2 zinc finger domain-containing protein, which codes for MIQNINEIKSNIDIVEIIQSYIPLKKSGANYITKCPFHNENTASMSVSKAKNIFHCFGCGEGGNGIDFIMKYERLDFTNAIKKAGEICGIQVEETQSKDYAKSLAIQERLEKLYYKSYKALLENEKLVEYLAKRGFKKDVLEEYGFGYCLEIDEIKAILGTQLAFSLGFLTEKGHNFFKDRILLCIRDEKNRIVGFSGRVHDFANFYKAGKYINSKESFLYKKNSILYNYTHAYEILKKHKHKKLYIVEGYFDALTCNLLGIPSLAICSANLHVNQLRLLSRLLKDDITLCIALDSDDAGRSGSIRAYKLCFENGYIETKITRLHKDYKDLNEFYTKGDVKDLPFIEYDGLDYCLKVETGLAKSIKEKKEIIQGYEKILNNTKDIFTREYIKKYLKAYISLPTQEPREYSSQEKKEQDFILTQLAQDKQKRFIMQDILNANDFFNKDVFQDILENKGSPRVREYLFKEIESIDTELFYKIAIRFKIHNLEKQRRDILRNTHIDINYIMGLNDKISELKELLEIPF